One window of Pelobates fuscus isolate aPelFus1 chromosome 9, aPelFus1.pri, whole genome shotgun sequence genomic DNA carries:
- the LOC134573427 gene encoding C3a anaphylatoxin chemotactic receptor-like — protein MTDYYGFTGDYDTDNYTFDINSLLPTRTPLQETLTTPYEWAALGIFSLVFVIGVPGNGLVVWMTAFEMKRTVNTVWFLNLAVADLLCCFVVPFSIMELILQKKWLLGLFACKTLPSVLLVNMYASVLLLTLISIDRCALVVRPVWCQNKRTVHKAYVACGVVWIFAFVLTSPSFIFRQTILRNSITKCIMDYTYLGEHQQKVENFIAIFRFLVGFVIPFFVITITYSVLVSKVRGRFTESSKTLKVVLVVITAFFICWFPYHVAGLILAAHNIKSALYASVLVVDPLLIAIAFINSCVNPIIYVLMGQDFKSKFRKSIKTVLRNVLAEETSRTFDSKNTKFTTDTKNSETPI, from the coding sequence ATGACAGACTATTACGGTTTTACTGGTGATTATGACACTGACAATTACACATTTGATATTAATTCCTTACTGCCTACAAGGACTCCATTACAAGAAACTCTGACAACGCCGTATGAATGGGCAGCCTTGGGCATCTTCAGTCTAGTGTTTGTCATTGGCGTGCCTGGTAATGGCTTGGTAGTGTGGATGACAGCCTTCGAAATGAAGAGAACAGTGAACACAGTGTGGTTTCTGAATCTGGCCGTGGCGGACCTCTTATGCTGCTTCGTTGTCCCATTTTCGATTATGGAACTAATTCTACAGAAAAAATGGCTGCTCGGCCTCTTCGCTTGTAAGACTCTTCCTTCCGTTCTGTTGGTGAATATGTATGCCAGCGTTCTCCTCCTCACCTTAATTAGTATAGACCGCTGTGCCTTGGTCGTCAGGCCAGTATGGTGTCAAAACAAAAGGACCGTGCACAAAGCCTATGTGGCATGTGGGGTGGTTTGGATATTTGCCTTTGTTCTGACCAGTCCATCCTTTATATTCAGGCAAACAATTCTGCGAAACAGtataacaaaatgtattatgGATTACACATATCTTGGTGAACACCAACAGAAGGTTGAAAACTTCATAGCCATTTTCCGTTTTCTCGTGGGATTTGTAATTCCATTTTTTGTCATTACAATCACTTATAGTGTGCTAGTGTCAAAGGTCAGAGGACGATTTACCGAGTCGAGTAAGACCTTGAAAGTGGTCCTCGTGGTGATAACTGCATTTTTTATCTGCTGGTTTCCATATCACGTGGCAGGGCTTATTTTAGCGGCACATAACATTAAATCAGCTTTATATGCGTCTGTTCTAGTCGTGGACCCTCTTTTAATTGCCATAGCTTTTATTAACAGTTGTGTAAACCCAATCATTTATGTTCTGATGGGACAAGACTTCAAGAGCAAATTCAGGAAGTCCATCAAAACAGTTCTAAGGAATGTCTTGGCCGAAGAAACAAGTCGGACCTTCGATTCCAAAAATACAAAGTTTACTACAGACACCAAGAATAGTGAAACtcctatataa